The following are encoded together in the Campylobacter devanensis genome:
- the fliE gene encoding flagellar hook-basal body complex protein FliE, producing MNINNISNLNPLEQKSSKNDNLLDQSFSDILTKTLGELNDVQQKADKAVADLATGEVKDLHQAAIAIGKAETSMKLMLEVRNKAISAYKEIARTQL from the coding sequence ATGAACATTAATAATATATCAAATTTAAATCCATTAGAGCAAAAAAGTAGTAAAAATGATAATTTACTAGACCAAAGTTTCTCTGATATTTTAACCAAAACTCTAGGCGAACTAAATGACGTCCAACAAAAAGCTGATAAAGCAGTAGCTGATCTAGCAACTGGAGAAGTAAAAGATCTACACCAAGCAGCGATTGCAATCGGCAAAGCAGAAACTAGCATGAAACTAATGCTAGAAGTAAGAAATAAAGCTATAAGCGCATATAAAGAGATAGCAAGAACACAGCTATAA
- a CDS encoding peptidoglycan D,D-transpeptidase FtsI family protein, which produces MSQNSSQSKVYVVFLLIVLGIFIFLTVIFYRSSIERRLPKLQSSDYTSAMRGSILSQDGFSLASSQKLFKAMVDTRNIDPNKKELFIKLYTLYSGDDPKKIRKILAKKGLVTLSYEIDAKGAAYLKELARKLYRNKVFIAYQDPKTGIVSTQGMSIIESGERRIYMASDALTPAIGYIKKIEIDGITKVEGVKGIEKVYDNLLSSTQDELTKGPRDLANTIILSKDAELSRRIDGYNVVLNIPLKLQKILEKMAVAKMNELIAKEVIIGVMEAKSGAIISLVSTSRYNPSSITKKDYQSLNSTASEYAYEMGSVMKPFIFALLLKAGKIDPLEIINVYGGKYKLGKRTITDSHKNDTLSAQDVIVESSNVGMIQIVDRLSEFELYNGLLEFGFSQKSGIDLSYEQVGNIPSISKLKNKVYKSTLSYGYGVQATFIQLLSAYNAITNDGVMVTPRIASHLEKDSKTYKYKEQEFTQILSKAQAQKMKDILIKVVESPNGTAKRTQIPGLIIGGKTGTAHIATSGGYSDKRYNANFFGFVRDAKGKEYTIGVLVREPMKPYPYYYASWSALPIFRSTIELMVENGYLTPAKLDPKAIKAINAKEGKNINVILD; this is translated from the coding sequence ATGAGCCAAAATAGTAGCCAAAGCAAAGTATATGTAGTATTTTTGCTAATTGTTCTTGGTATCTTTATATTCTTAACAGTTATATTTTACCGATCTAGTATCGAGCGTCGCCTTCCAAAACTCCAAAGTAGCGACTATACCAGTGCTATGCGTGGCTCTATATTAAGCCAAGATGGTTTTAGCCTAGCAAGCAGTCAAAAACTCTTTAAAGCGATGGTAGATACTAGAAATATTGATCCAAATAAAAAAGAGTTATTTATCAAACTATATACTTTATATAGTGGTGATGACCCTAAAAAAATTAGAAAAATCCTAGCAAAAAAAGGTTTAGTAACTCTATCATATGAGATTGATGCCAAGGGTGCTGCATATCTAAAAGAGTTAGCTAGAAAGCTATATAGAAATAAAGTATTTATCGCATATCAAGATCCAAAAACCGGTATAGTCTCTACTCAAGGAATGAGCATTATAGAAAGCGGTGAAAGACGAATATATATGGCAAGTGACGCTTTAACGCCAGCTATTGGCTACATTAAAAAGATTGAAATAGATGGTATTACAAAAGTTGAAGGAGTAAAAGGAATTGAAAAAGTATATGATAACTTGTTATCCTCTACTCAAGATGAGCTAACAAAAGGACCAAGAGATCTAGCAAATACAATAATTTTAAGTAAAGACGCTGAGCTATCTCGCCGTATTGATGGCTATAATGTCGTGCTAAATATTCCATTAAAACTACAAAAAATATTAGAAAAAATGGCTGTAGCAAAGATGAATGAACTAATTGCTAAAGAAGTTATAATAGGCGTTATGGAGGCTAAAAGTGGAGCTATAATTTCACTAGTTTCTACCTCTAGATACAATCCATCAAGTATCACTAAAAAAGATTACCAATCACTAAATTCAACAGCAAGCGAATACGCTTATGAGATGGGTTCAGTTATGAAACCATTTATCTTTGCCCTACTTTTAAAAGCTGGCAAAATCGATCCGCTTGAGATAATAAATGTCTATGGTGGTAAATATAAACTAGGTAAACGAACAATCACTGACAGTCATAAAAATGATACCCTAAGCGCCCAAGATGTAATCGTAGAATCTTCCAATGTTGGTATGATTCAAATTGTAGATAGATTAAGCGAATTTGAACTTTATAATGGTCTTTTAGAATTTGGATTTTCTCAAAAGAGCGGAATAGATCTAAGCTATGAACAAGTTGGCAATATACCGTCAATCTCTAAACTAAAAAATAAGGTATATAAATCCACGCTAAGCTATGGTTATGGCGTCCAAGCTACATTTATACAGCTTCTAAGCGCCTATAATGCAATCACAAATGATGGTGTTATGGTTACACCACGCATAGCTAGTCATCTAGAAAAAGATTCTAAAACCTATAAATACAAAGAACAAGAGTTTACCCAAATTCTCTCAAAAGCTCAAGCTCAAAAGATGAAAGATATCCTAATCAAAGTTGTAGAAAGTCCTAATGGAACTGCTAAAAGAACACAAATCCCAGGCCTAATAATTGGCGGCAAAACTGGTACTGCACATATCGCTACAAGTGGTGGTTATAGCGATAAGCGCTATAATGCAAATTTCTTTGGCTTTGTCCGTGATGCCAAAGGCAAGGAATATACAATTGGCGTTTTAGTACGTGAACCAATGAAGCCATATCCATACTACTATGCTTCATGGAGCGCATTGCCAATATTTCGCTCAACTATCGAGCTAATGGTAGAAAATGGCTACCTAACTCCAGCTAAACTAGACCCAAAAGCCATTAAAGCCATTAATGCTAAAGAGGGTAAGAATATAAATGTAATATTAGACTAA
- the mqnE gene encoding aminofutalosine synthase MqnE, translating to MMNLIDKLENNQRLEFDDAIKLYDLDLFTLGKYANKIREAKNGKKVYFNINRHINPTNLCADVCKFCAFSSHRQSADKSYTMSYEQIIEAVDKSVLNGAKEIHIVSAHNPNVSWQWYLEIFKMIKNKYPNLHIKALTAAEVDYLHRKHGLSYEEVIEKMIEYGVDSMPGGGAEIFDEGIRAEICKGKVSSDNWLKIHSLWHQKGHQSNATMLFGHIENKEHRIDHILRIRSLQDRSLALNNGGGFNAFIPLVYQRDNNYLKNIPFLGSVEILKTMAISRILLDNINHIKAYWATSTLNLALVAQEFGADDLDGTIEKESIQSSAGAASKNGKSQKEFIELIQTSGFIPVQRDSLYNELIIYN from the coding sequence ATTATGAATTTAATAGACAAGTTAGAAAACAATCAAAGATTGGAATTTGATGATGCTATCAAGCTTTATGATTTAGATCTATTTACTCTAGGCAAATATGCCAATAAAATCAGAGAAGCTAAAAATGGTAAAAAGGTATATTTTAATATAAATCGCCATATAAATCCGACTAATTTATGTGCTGATGTGTGTAAATTTTGTGCCTTTTCATCTCATAGACAAAGTGCTGATAAGAGTTATACAATGAGCTATGAGCAGATTATTGAAGCAGTAGATAAAAGCGTATTAAACGGAGCCAAAGAGATACATATAGTCTCTGCTCACAATCCAAATGTATCATGGCAATGGTATCTAGAGATATTTAAAATGATAAAAAATAAATATCCAAATTTACACATAAAAGCACTTACTGCAGCAGAGGTTGATTACCTACATAGAAAACATGGCTTAAGCTATGAAGAAGTGATAGAAAAGATGATTGAGTATGGTGTAGATAGTATGCCTGGCGGTGGGGCCGAGATATTTGATGAAGGCATTAGAGCTGAGATCTGCAAAGGCAAAGTAAGCAGTGATAACTGGCTTAAAATTCACTCTCTTTGGCATCAAAAAGGTCACCAAAGCAACGCTACAATGCTATTTGGTCATATAGAGAACAAAGAGCATAGAATCGATCATATCCTTAGAATTCGCTCGCTACAAGATCGCTCCCTAGCTCTAAATAACGGCGGTGGATTTAATGCTTTTATCCCATTAGTTTATCAAAGAGATAATAACTATCTTAAAAATATCCCATTTTTAGGCTCAGTTGAGATACTAAAAACTATGGCTATTAGTAGAATTTTACTTGATAATATCAATCATATTAAAGCTTATTGGGCTACTTCTACTTTAAATTTAGCTCTTGTAGCACAAGAATTTGGTGCTGATGATCTAGATGGAACGATAGAAAAAGAGAGTATTCAAAGCAGTGCTGGAGCAGCAAGTAAAAATGGTAAAAGTCAAAAAGAATTTATAGAGCTAATTCAAACAAGTGGATTTATACCAGTTCAAAGAGATAGCCTATATAATGAACTTATAATATACAATTAG
- a CDS encoding NCS2 family permease, with amino-acid sequence MDIFKLKQNNTTVKTELNAALTTFLAILYIVPINALILSDAGMPKEALLVATALITILATIFNGLWANTPVALSTGMGLNVYFTYSMVIGMQIPWQTALGAIFISSAIFTILSFTNFRLWIIKNIPLDLRCAISAGIGAFICFIGLSKMGLIVASPATKVAIGNISDPKVLVGVIGIIFMILFWTLKLRGGFVLAIAVTSIGAWIFGIYETPKEIISIPVSIAPIFGELDIFSALQISLLPAVLTLFVTHLFDSIGTLTGVGNRANLFTHADGEKKLAKNLESDAIAGMGGAIIGTSTIITCVESASGVEAGGRTGLTAVFIGMFFIFTLFFLPLFGSIPANAIYPVLVMVGILMFSELGKINYKDPAICVSTFLTVILMPLTYSITIGLSVGFISYFIIKLALRKWEDLNLGVSTLAIISLFAFIASSAPNLFKSIIGG; translated from the coding sequence ATGGATATATTTAAGCTCAAACAAAACAATACAACTGTAAAAACCGAGCTAAATGCAGCTCTTACTACATTTTTGGCTATACTTTACATAGTTCCAATTAATGCGCTTATCTTAAGCGATGCTGGTATGCCAAAGGAAGCTTTATTGGTAGCGACAGCCCTTATCACGATTCTAGCAACTATTTTTAATGGCTTATGGGCTAACACACCAGTAGCACTAAGCACGGGAATGGGATTAAATGTTTACTTTACATATAGCATGGTAATTGGTATGCAAATTCCATGGCAAACTGCACTTGGAGCGATATTTATAAGCTCAGCTATATTTACAATTTTAAGCTTTACAAATTTTCGCCTTTGGATTATCAAAAATATCCCACTAGATCTTAGGTGTGCCATTAGTGCTGGTATTGGTGCATTTATATGTTTTATTGGTCTATCTAAAATGGGTTTAATAGTTGCTAGTCCAGCTACTAAAGTTGCTATTGGCAATATTAGCGATCCTAAAGTTTTAGTTGGTGTTATAGGAATTATATTTATGATACTATTTTGGACTTTAAAACTGCGTGGCGGATTTGTTTTGGCAATTGCTGTAACATCAATTGGAGCGTGGATATTTGGAATTTATGAAACACCAAAAGAGATAATCTCGATACCTGTTAGCATCGCTCCTATTTTTGGTGAGCTTGATATATTTTCAGCACTTCAAATTTCCCTTCTTCCGGCTGTTTTAACTCTATTTGTTACTCATCTATTTGATAGCATAGGCACTCTTACTGGAGTTGGAAATAGAGCCAATCTATTTACACACGCTGATGGCGAAAAAAAATTAGCCAAAAATTTAGAAAGCGACGCAATAGCTGGCATGGGTGGAGCCATTATAGGTACAAGTACAATTATAACATGTGTAGAGAGTGCAAGCGGTGTAGAAGCTGGTGGCAGAACAGGACTTACGGCTGTATTTATAGGAATGTTTTTTATATTTACCCTATTTTTCTTACCACTATTTGGCTCTATTCCAGCTAATGCTATCTATCCAGTACTTGTAATGGTAGGTATTTTAATGTTTAGTGAACTTGGCAAAATCAACTACAAAGATCCAGCTATTTGCGTTTCAACATTTTTAACTGTGATATTAATGCCGCTTACATACTCTATTACAATAGGATTGAGCGTAGGATTTATATCATATTTTATTATTAAATTAGCACTAAGAAAATGGGAAGATCTGAATTTAGGCGTAAGTACACTAGCTATTATTAGTCTATTTGCCTTTATTGCTAGTTCAGCACCTAATCTATTTAAATCAATAATTGGAGGCTAA
- a CDS encoding phosphoribosyltransferase has protein sequence MTYYDFSSFEHDAKILAKRARDEFNPDVILGIARGGLTLAHFLANALNIRDCFSLNSIHYENTTKLDTVKIYNIPDLSKFKRVLITDDIIDSGESIVAIKKEISRLYPNLEIAVATIFYKPKALMLPNFTIKEADDWIEFFWDLSLE, from the coding sequence ATGACATATTATGATTTTAGCTCATTTGAACATGATGCCAAAATTTTAGCTAAAAGAGCTAGAGATGAATTTAATCCAGATGTTATTTTAGGTATTGCTAGAGGTGGATTAACTCTAGCTCATTTTTTAGCAAATGCGCTCAATATTAGAGATTGTTTTAGTCTAAACTCTATACATTATGAAAATACTACAAAGCTAGATACTGTCAAAATCTACAATATCCCAGATCTAAGCAAATTCAAAAGAGTATTAATTACAGATGATATTATCGATAGTGGCGAATCTATAGTAGCTATCAAAAAAGAGATCAGTAGATTATATCCAAATTTAGAAATTGCTGTAGCTACTATATTTTATAAGCCAAAAGCTTTGATGTTACCTAATTTTACTATCAAAGAAGCTGATGATTGGATTGAGTTTTTTTGGGATTTAAGTTTAGAATAG
- a CDS encoding MFS transporter, giving the protein MIMRAEILIYYFCTGLTLCILYATQPIGPIFESELGISKTQAALFTTAIMTPLAFAGIFYGYLLEKIAIKNILVVAFLLLGISEIIFSFANSYFLLLNIRGFQGLLIPAVLTGIMSYISQISSKDNVASAIGIYIGVTIIGGFMGRALSGFFTDIFGWRPFFFIIGCVAIFASILLLKFSKNIKASYLKPHLIDVIHTLKLRHNLYIFLMIFGIFFTFQAMLNFIPFELARIDENYNSSKAGMLYIGYLIGVLVAFNTKKITALFHSPITAIIAGIITLIIAIQIFRIESFGLIFVAMVVFCLGNFITHSIASGFINKMATTHKGISNGLYVSFYYFGGALGSFIPGLIYMPFGWNAFLWLLSVISFISLIFILVIRDIKA; this is encoded by the coding sequence ATGATTATGCGAGCTGAGATTTTAATATACTATTTTTGCACAGGACTTACACTATGTATTCTTTATGCAACCCAGCCAATTGGTCCTATATTTGAAAGTGAACTTGGTATATCTAAAACTCAAGCTGCTCTATTTACTACTGCGATAATGACTCCACTAGCATTTGCTGGAATATTTTATGGCTATCTACTTGAAAAAATTGCTATTAAAAATATCTTAGTCGTAGCGTTTTTACTTCTTGGTATTAGCGAGATTATTTTTAGCTTTGCTAATTCATACTTTTTATTATTAAATATTAGAGGATTTCAAGGGTTGCTAATCCCTGCTGTGCTAACTGGAATAATGAGCTATATAAGCCAAATTTCATCAAAAGATAATGTAGCAAGTGCTATTGGTATATATATTGGAGTTACTATTATTGGTGGATTTATGGGGCGAGCATTAAGTGGATTTTTTACAGATATATTTGGCTGGAGACCATTTTTCTTTATTATTGGCTGCGTTGCTATTTTTGCTTCAATTTTACTACTTAAATTTAGCAAAAATATCAAAGCTAGCTACCTAAAACCACACTTAATAGATGTAATCCATACTCTAAAGCTTCGTCATAATCTTTATATATTTTTAATGATTTTTGGAATATTTTTTACATTTCAAGCGATGCTTAACTTTATCCCATTTGAACTAGCTAGAATTGATGAAAACTATAATTCATCAAAGGCTGGAATGCTATATATTGGCTATTTAATTGGTGTTTTAGTTGCGTTTAATACTAAAAAAATTACAGCTCTATTTCACAGTCCAATAACTGCTATAATAGCTGGAATCATAACCCTTATCATTGCTATTCAAATTTTTAGGATCGAGAGTTTTGGACTTATTTTTGTAGCAATGGTAGTCTTTTGCCTTGGAAATTTTATAACCCACTCTATTGCTAGTGGATTTATAAATAAGATGGCTACAACACATAAAGGAATCTCAAATGGTCTTTATGTAAGCTTTTACTATTTTGGCGGAGCGCTTGGTAGCTTTATCCCTGGACTTATTTATATGCCTTTTGGCTGGAATGCCTTTTTATGGCTTCTTAGCGTTATTAGCTTTATTTCATTAATTTTTATTTTGGTGATTCGTGATATCAAGGCTTAA
- a CDS encoding pilus assembly FimT family protein: MQKIKAFSLFELVIVMVVIGVLLSITTINFKNDDLARAANQVASHIRYTQFLALTDDKFNPEDKNWTKSRWQIYFTKTVAGKKVLYYSIFSDSGGYSGSPDGKEIAKNPLNPAKVLSVSHAGISTINPTDELDLMEKFNLNDVELLGGCSQSGSTRISFDNLGRPFKGNPKSADNSTHNLITSTCQIRLTHQNGNCIYINLEPITGLISIDKPQIQCKSN; encoded by the coding sequence ATGCAAAAAATAAAAGCTTTTAGCCTATTTGAATTAGTAATTGTAATGGTTGTGATTGGTGTTTTACTCTCAATCACAACCATAAATTTCAAAAATGATGACCTAGCACGAGCAGCAAATCAAGTTGCTAGCCATATAAGATATACGCAGTTTTTAGCACTCACAGATGATAAATTTAACCCAGAAGATAAAAACTGGACTAAATCTAGATGGCAAATTTACTTCACTAAAACAGTTGCTGGTAAAAAAGTATTATATTATTCAATCTTTAGCGATAGTGGAGGATATAGCGGAAGTCCAGATGGAAAAGAAATTGCTAAAAATCCGCTAAATCCAGCTAAGGTTTTATCAGTCTCACACGCTGGAATCTCTACCATTAATCCAACTGATGAGCTAGATTTGATGGAAAAATTTAACCTAAATGATGTAGAGCTTTTAGGTGGTTGTTCTCAAAGTGGCTCAACTAGAATTAGCTTTGATAATCTTGGACGACCATTTAAAGGTAATCCAAAAAGTGCCGATAACTCCACGCATAATCTAATTACCTCTACATGCCAAATTCGCCTCACTCACCAAAATGGCAACTGTATATATATAAATCTTGAGCCAATCACTGGATTAATTAGCATTGATAAGCCGCAAATCCAGTGTAAAAGCAATTAA
- a CDS encoding Mur ligase family protein, whose amino-acid sequence MIIELVISTIAKFGFTMALGYYLISALQWFSYKIKRVIFHYTKPMWHIYFIVLPLFIMAFCWHYVYQICLAVIYISLLALWAYRLDKRVVMTARVKRYFAFLIAGFVLFTLCPYSQNAIYHTIFSIIFSLILSGLSEKIIAIRYKKIAKTKLNSMSDLKIILVTASFGKTSIKNFIYDIASKELKTHKTPRSVNTLLGIIRDINENLPSDCQIYIVEAGARLRGDIDEIVKFINPHIVVIGQIGGAHLEYFGSLDEVRTAKLEALNSNRLATCIAHSSTNLQGKAVIYDELISGVKSSLDGVEFDMTLNNQKSHFSAKVLGEFNSYNLGAALLAASAVGVKNLSLDNIKSVEHRLQRIDAGGKIIIDDSFNGNLQGMIASYRLVSEFKGRKILLTPGIVEGGSGVNRKLSKVINEVFDIVVITSALNESELVLDLTRPEVVRLFDKSKMSEFLAQHTISGDLILFSNDAPSFI is encoded by the coding sequence ATGATTATAGAATTAGTAATCTCAACTATTGCTAAATTTGGTTTTACTATGGCACTTGGATACTATTTAATTAGCGCTTTGCAGTGGTTTAGTTATAAAATTAAGCGAGTGATTTTTCACTATACTAAACCGATGTGGCATATATATTTTATCGTTTTACCGCTATTTATAATGGCGTTTTGCTGGCATTATGTCTATCAAATTTGCTTAGCAGTAATTTATATATCTCTTTTAGCTTTGTGGGCGTATCGATTGGATAAGAGGGTTGTAATGACTGCTAGAGTGAAGCGGTATTTTGCTTTTTTGATTGCTGGTTTTGTATTATTTACTCTTTGCCCATATAGCCAAAATGCTATTTATCATACAATTTTTAGTATTATTTTTTCATTGATTTTAAGCGGTTTGAGTGAAAAAATTATAGCTATTAGATACAAAAAAATCGCTAAGACAAAGCTAAATTCAATGAGTGATTTAAAAATTATTTTAGTAACGGCAAGTTTTGGCAAAACAAGTATTAAAAATTTTATCTATGATATAGCTAGCAAGGAGTTAAAAACTCATAAAACTCCACGGAGTGTAAATACATTGCTTGGAATTATTCGTGATATTAATGAAAATTTACCAAGTGATTGCCAGATTTATATTGTTGAGGCTGGGGCTAGGTTGCGCGGTGATATTGATGAGATTGTTAAATTTATAAATCCTCATATTGTGGTGATTGGGCAGATTGGTGGGGCACATTTAGAGTATTTTGGCTCGCTTGATGAAGTAAGAACTGCTAAGCTTGAAGCATTAAATTCAAACCGTCTAGCTACTTGTATAGCTCATAGTTCTACAAATTTACAAGGCAAAGCAGTAATTTACGATGAACTAATTAGCGGGGTCAAAAGTAGTCTTGATGGGGTTGAGTTTGATATGACATTAAATAATCAAAAGAGCCATTTTAGTGCTAAAGTACTTGGCGAATTTAATAGTTATAACCTTGGAGCTGCATTATTGGCCGCTAGTGCTGTTGGGGTTAAAAATTTAAGCTTAGATAACATAAAGAGTGTAGAACATAGGCTTCAAAGAATTGATGCTGGTGGCAAGATTATAATCGATGATAGTTTTAATGGAAATTTGCAAGGAATGATAGCAAGCTATAGATTGGTGAGTGAATTTAAGGGGCGTAAAATCTTGTTAACACCAGGAATTGTTGAGGGTGGAAGCGGAGTAAATCGCAAGCTTTCAAAGGTAATAAACGAAGTCTTTGATATTGTAGTAATAACAAGTGCGTTAAATGAGTCTGAGCTGGTTTTAGATTTAACTAGGCCTGAAGTGGTGCGTCTATTTGACAAATCTAAGATGAGTGAATTTTTAGCGCAACATACAATAAGTGGAGATTTGATTTTATTTAGTAATGATGCGCCAAGTTTTATATAA
- a CDS encoding alpha/beta fold hydrolase yields MAIKEIEYNGLKYSLSYEIIGQNGVKNILILHGWGANKELMKRAFSKYLNQFNCVYLDLPGFGLSSTLEAPLCTNDYANIVSKFIRSLGIEFEIVMGHSFGGKIAALLNPRYLILLSSAGIIKQKRFSVRAKIAIFKILKSIGLGRFWRIFATKDISGMSKIMYETLKNVVDEDFSDIFASLNSNALIFWGISDDATPLSSGENIAKLIKNSQFYSLDGDHFFFLQHSKYIAKIITETTKKDR; encoded by the coding sequence ATGGCGATAAAAGAGATAGAATATAATGGATTAAAATATTCTCTAAGCTATGAAATAATAGGGCAAAATGGAGTTAAAAATATACTGATTTTGCATGGCTGGGGAGCAAATAAAGAGCTGATGAAAAGAGCATTTAGTAAATATTTGAATCAATTTAACTGTGTATATTTAGATCTGCCTGGATTTGGGCTTAGTAGTACTTTAGAAGCACCGCTTTGTACTAATGATTATGCTAATATCGTGAGCAAATTTATTCGTAGTTTAGGAATTGAGTTTGAGATAGTTATGGGTCATAGCTTTGGTGGAAAGATAGCAGCACTGTTAAATCCAAGATATTTGATTTTGCTTAGTAGTGCTGGAATAATTAAACAAAAACGCTTTAGCGTGAGAGCAAAAATTGCTATTTTTAAGATTTTAAAGAGTATTGGATTGGGAAGATTTTGGCGAATTTTTGCTACAAAGGATATAAGTGGAATGAGTAAAATAATGTACGAGACGCTTAAAAATGTCGTAGATGAAGATTTTAGCGATATTTTTGCTAGTTTAAACAGTAACGCACTTATTTTTTGGGGGATTAGCGATGATGCTACGCCGCTTAGTAGCGGAGAGAATATAGCTAAATTAATAAAAAATAGTCAATTTTATTCACTTGATGGTGATCATTTCTTTTTCTTGCAGCATAGTAAATACATTGCTAAAATCATAACTGAAACTACTAAAAAGGATCGATAA
- a CDS encoding prevent-host-death protein translates to MAKFSKDEIYTATQMVRNFSSILNDISQAKKKRAFIVKNNRFEAVMINMEEYERLSEAVTLLEAIYNRKKES, encoded by the coding sequence ATGGCAAAGTTTAGCAAAGATGAAATTTATACTGCCACACAGATGGTGCGAAATTTTAGCTCGATTTTAAACGATATCTCACAGGCTAAAAAAAAGCGTGCCTTCATCGTCAAAAATAACCGCTTTGAAGCGGTGATGATAAATATGGAAGAGTATGAGCGTCTAAGCGAGGCCGTAACGCTGCTAGAAGCAATTTATAATAGAAAAAAAGAGAGCTAA
- a CDS encoding D-alanine--D-alanine ligase, with protein sequence MNYGIVFGGASWEHEISIVSAVAIKKALKADLQFIFVDANREFYLINPSDMRANFFSSQKYKKCKKLYLRHGGFVTHGIFGVKEISVDCYINLIHGCDGEDGKIAGMFEFYSLKFIGPRLEASVMSYSKVLTKLLALKCGVKTLEYEVISREQKPNLPLPYILKPSHLGSSIGVSVVSNEKELDYALDVGFEFDGEILVEPFIDGVREFNLAGFRVGQNLELSIIEEPKKGKMLDFEQKYMSFASSSSNEADISKELKDKIKEAFSKIYVGGGFDGALIRCDFFVIGDEVYLNEINPNPGSLANYLFSDFSASLARLASNIKVEKKIPIDYKYIHSITSNKGKLA encoded by the coding sequence ATGAATTATGGTATAGTTTTTGGTGGGGCAAGCTGGGAGCATGAGATTAGCATTGTTTCTGCTGTAGCAATCAAAAAAGCGCTAAAAGCAGATTTACAATTTATATTTGTTGATGCTAATAGAGAGTTTTATCTAATCAATCCAAGCGATATGAGAGCAAATTTTTTTAGCTCTCAAAAATATAAAAAATGTAAAAAACTCTATCTAAGGCATGGTGGATTTGTAACTCATGGAATATTTGGAGTTAAAGAAATTAGCGTAGATTGTTATATAAATTTAATTCATGGTTGCGATGGCGAAGATGGTAAAATAGCTGGAATGTTTGAGTTTTATTCACTTAAATTTATTGGCCCACGACTTGAAGCAAGCGTAATGAGCTACTCAAAGGTTTTGACTAAATTATTAGCACTAAAATGCGGAGTTAAAACGCTAGAATATGAGGTGATTAGTAGGGAACAAAAGCCAAATTTACCATTACCATACATTCTAAAACCTTCCCATCTTGGCAGTAGTATTGGTGTAAGTGTTGTAAGCAATGAAAAAGAGCTTGATTATGCATTAGATGTTGGATTTGAATTTGATGGTGAGATTTTAGTTGAGCCGTTTATAGATGGAGTTAGGGAGTTTAATTTAGCCGGATTTAGAGTAGGGCAAAATCTCGAGCTATCTATTATCGAAGAGCCTAAAAAAGGCAAAATGCTAGATTTTGAGCAAAAATATATGAGCTTTGCAAGCTCAAGCTCAAATGAGGCTGATATTAGTAAAGAGCTAAAAGATAAGATTAAAGAAGCCTTTAGTAAGATTTATGTTGGCGGTGGATTTGATGGAGCGCTTATTAGATGTGATTTTTTTGTTATTGGCGATGAGGTTTATTTAAATGAGATTAACCCAAATCCGGGTAGTTTGGCTAACTATTTATTTAGCGACTTTAGCGCATCTTTAGCTAGACTTGCAAGCAATATAAAAGTAGAGAAAAAAATCCCAATTGATTATAAATATATTCACTCGATTACTAGTAATAAGGGCAAATTAGCCTAA